One segment of Arvicanthis niloticus isolate mArvNil1 chromosome 5, mArvNil1.pat.X, whole genome shotgun sequence DNA contains the following:
- the Ddost gene encoding dolichyl-diphosphooligosaccharide--protein glycosyltransferase 48 kDa subunit, with translation MKMDPRLVIRAWPLCGLLLAALSCVCASGPRTLVLLDNLNVRDTHSLFFRSLKDRGFELTFKTADDPSLSLIKYGEFLYDNLIIFSPSVEDFGGSINVETISAFIDGGGSVLVAASSDIGDPLRELGSECGIEFDEEKTAVIDHHNYDVSDLGQHTLIVADTENLLKAPTIVGKSSPNPILFRGVGMVADPDNPLVLDILTGSSTSYSFFPDKPITQYPHAVGRNTLLIAGLQARNNARVIFSGSLDFFSDAFFNSAVQKATPGAQRYSQTGNYELAVALSRWVFKEEGVLRVGPVSHHRVGEMAPPNAYTVTDLVEYSIVIEQLSNGKWVPFDGDDIQLEFVRIDPFVRTFLKRKGGKYSVQFKLPDVYGVFQFKVDYNRLGYTHLYSSTQVSVRPLQHTQYERFIPSAYPYYASAFSMMAGLFIFSIVFLHMKEKEKSD, from the exons ATGAAGATGGATCCGCGCCTCGTAATCCGTGCTTGGCCCCTCTGCGGGCTGCTGCTGGCCGCACTGAGCTGCGTCTGCGCCAGCGGCCCCCGCACCCTCGTGCTGCTGGACAACCTGAACGTGCGGGACACGCACTCACTGTTCTTTCGCAGCCTGAAGG aCCGGGGCTTTGAGCTCACCTTCAAGACCGCAGATGACCCCAGTTTGTCCCTCATCAAGTATGGGGAATTCCTCTATGACAACCTTATCATCTTTTCCCCGTCGGTGGAAG ATTTTGGAGGCAGCATCAACGTGGAGACCATAAGTGCCTTCATTGACGGTGGTGGCAGTGTTTTGGTGGCTGCCAGCTCTGATATTG GTGACCCTCTTCGGGAGCTGGGCAGTGAGTGTGGGATTGAATTTGATGAAGAAAAGACAGCAGTCATCGACCACCACAACTACGATGTCTCAGACCTCGGCCAG CACACGCTCATTGTGGCTGACACTGAGAACTTGCTGAAGGCCCCGACCATTGTTGGCAAGTCATCTCCGAACCCCATTCTCTTCCGAGGAGTTGG AATGGTGGCAGACCCTGACAATCCCTTGGTGTTGGACATCCTAACAGGCTCTTCAACTTCTTActccttcttcccagataaaCCAATCACCCAG TACCCCCATGCAGTGGGGAGGAATACTCTGCTGATTGCCGGGCTCCAGGCCAGGAACAATGCCCGGGTCATCTTCAGTGGTTCTCTGGATTTCTTCAGCGATGCCTTCTTCAACTCAGCGGTGCAGAAGGCCACACCCGGAGCGCAGAG gTATTCTCAGACAGGCAACTATGAACTAGCTGTGGCCCTCTCCCGCTGGGTGTTCAAGGAGGAGGGCGTTCTTCGAGTGGGGCCTGTGTCCCATCACCGAGTGGGCGAGATGGCCCCACCCAATGCCTACACTGTCACTGACTTGGTG GAGTATAGCATCGTGATTGAGCAGCTCTCCAATGGCAAGTGGGTCCCCTTTGACGGGGATGACATTCAGCTGGAGTTCGTACGCATCGACCCCTTTGTGAGGACCTTCCTGAAGAGGAAAG GTGGCAAGTACAGTGTCCAGTTCAAGCTGCCCGACGTGTATGGCGTATTCCAGTTCAAAGTGGATTACAACCGGCTAGGCTACACCCACCTGTACTCTTCCACCCAG GTGTCAGTGAGGCCACTCCAGCACACGCAATATGAGCGCTTCATCCCGTCGGCCTACCCCTACTACGCCAGTGCCTTCTCCATGATGGCCGGGCTCTTCATTTTCAGCATTGTCTTCTTGCacatgaaggagaaggagaagtctGATTGA